The Helicobacteraceae bacterium genome includes a region encoding these proteins:
- a CDS encoding HAD family hydrolase: MKSIVIFDLDGTLVDSKDNIGSSINYVRARKGLSALSRADIIENVNALTFQSIKNFYGDDANAADHKVFKTHYEKACLNDLRLYDGIAALLKTLNDRRVKMGVATNATSAFARKMLDYAGVSRYFTAIVGADCVANPKPAPDMLNLTLQSIKGDTKEAVFLGDSVKDMKAADAAGITGVFAAWGYGKKGEFADRAIQKPLELLEVL, from the coding sequence ATGAAATCAATCGTTATATTCGATCTAGACGGCACGCTTGTCGATAGCAAAGACAATATCGGCTCGTCGATCAACTACGTAAGAGCGCGCAAAGGCTTGTCGGCGCTAAGCCGCGCGGATATTATCGAAAACGTCAACGCGCTTACCTTTCAATCGATTAAAAACTTTTACGGCGACGACGCGAACGCGGCGGATCATAAAGTTTTTAAAACGCATTACGAAAAAGCGTGCCTAAACGATCTGAGGCTATACGACGGGATAGCCGCGCTATTGAAAACGCTAAACGATCGGCGCGTGAAAATGGGGGTAGCCACAAACGCCACAAGCGCGTTCGCGCGAAAGATGCTCGATTACGCGGGCGTTTCGCGTTATTTTACGGCGATAGTCGGCGCGGATTGCGTCGCAAATCCGAAACCGGCGCCCGATATGCTCAATCTGACGTTACAAAGCATAAAAGGAGATACTAAAGAGGCGGTATTTTTAGGCGATAGCGTCAAAGATATGAAAGCGGCGGACGCGGCGGGCATAACCGGCGTATTTGCCGCGTGGGGCTACGGAAAAAAAGGCGAATTTGCCGATCGAGCGATCCAAAAACCCTTAGAGCTATTAGAAGTTCTTTAG
- a CDS encoding HIT domain-containing protein, which produces MDRLYAPWRSGYHLSKPNGCAFCDISSRPENDRQNRVLYRDEACFIVMNLYPYAPGHFMIIPHKHTDALEELEASAWLRISYLARQGVRLLKERMGAKGVNMGMNLGVAGGAGISEHIHLHLVPRWIGDTNFITTIANARVFGRDFDEIYEKTLNEAGKYFND; this is translated from the coding sequence ATGGATCGTCTTTACGCGCCGTGGCGAAGCGGTTATCATCTGTCTAAACCAAACGGTTGCGCGTTTTGCGACATCTCCTCGCGCCCTGAAAACGATCGCCAAAACCGCGTGTTATATCGCGACGAGGCTTGTTTTATCGTGATGAATCTGTATCCATACGCGCCGGGTCATTTTATGATTATCCCGCATAAACATACCGACGCTTTAGAGGAGCTAGAGGCAAGCGCTTGGCTGCGTATCTCCTATCTTGCGCGGCAAGGCGTTCGATTGCTAAAAGAGCGTATGGGCGCCAAAGGGGTTAATATGGGAATGAATCTTGGAGTCGCGGGCGGCGCGGGTATTTCGGAGCATATTCATCTGCATCTTGTTCCGCGCTGGATCGGCGATACAAACTTCATCACTACGATCGCGAACGCGCGCGTATTCGGGCGCGATTTCGACGAGATTTACGAAAAAACGTTAAACGAGGCGGGCAAGTATTTCAATGATTAA
- a CDS encoding DUF1538 domain-containing protein, whose protein sequence is MREFVISILNACKSLLPIIGVIVFFQLVVFTAVPENLSSIAIGMVIVVIGIALLLQGLELGVFPIGATLSDELTRKGNLFLLLLFGFCLGFAAVIAEPALIAVADQAQTISFGRINAFTLRMVIAVAVGLVMTIGILRIALGHLVSWYMIGGYAIISVVSFFAPDEVISLAYDSGAVTTNVVTVPLIAAFGVGLAGAIKGRDTLADGFGLVAMALLAPTISLLFYGIVVYSGEPSAAIEIANQAVETTEEFVSQEEIATFALSAAAFELIGMFRDVLPIIVTALFFQFAVLRRPLARAHHVAGGFLMVICGLYAFVVGLKLGLFPIGTAMANQLIVSEVNVFFVYLFAFALGFAATMAEPALVAVGKQAEEAAKGRVKASIIRLMVALGVAIGITIGAHRILCGDSMRWFVIVGFTITAFLSLATPRYIVALALDMGGVASSVISVPLITALGIGLAENIDGRSALIDGFGLLIFASFCPAITVMIYALAVEWRTKRIKEGE, encoded by the coding sequence ATGCGCGAGTTTGTAATATCGATCCTTAACGCCTGCAAAAGCCTGCTGCCCATTATCGGCGTGATCGTTTTTTTTCAGCTTGTAGTTTTTACGGCGGTTCCCGAAAACCTTAGCTCCATCGCGATCGGAATGGTTATCGTGGTGATCGGAATCGCGCTACTACTACAAGGGCTGGAGCTTGGCGTATTCCCGATCGGCGCGACTCTGTCCGACGAGCTAACCCGAAAGGGCAATCTGTTCTTGCTGTTGCTATTTGGTTTCTGCTTAGGTTTCGCGGCGGTGATCGCCGAACCCGCGCTAATCGCCGTGGCGGATCAGGCGCAGACGATCAGCTTTGGGCGCATAAACGCTTTTACGCTTCGCATGGTTATCGCGGTAGCGGTGGGGCTGGTGATGACGATCGGCATTTTGCGTATCGCGCTTGGGCATCTGGTCTCGTGGTATATGATCGGCGGTTACGCGATTATTTCGGTCGTTAGTTTTTTCGCGCCCGACGAGGTTATATCGCTTGCCTACGACAGCGGGGCGGTAACCACAAACGTCGTAACCGTCCCGCTGATCGCCGCGTTTGGCGTGGGGCTCGCGGGCGCTATCAAAGGGCGCGACACCTTAGCCGACGGCTTTGGTTTGGTGGCGATGGCTCTGCTTGCGCCGACGATTAGCCTGCTGTTTTACGGGATTGTCGTTTATAGCGGCGAGCCGAGCGCGGCGATCGAGATCGCAAACCAAGCGGTCGAGACGACGGAAGAGTTTGTCTCGCAAGAGGAGATTGCGACCTTTGCCCTTAGCGCGGCGGCTTTCGAGCTGATTGGAATGTTTAGAGACGTGCTTCCGATTATAGTAACGGCGCTGTTTTTCCAGTTTGCGGTTTTGCGCCGCCCGCTTGCTAGAGCGCACCATGTGGCGGGCGGTTTTTTGATGGTTATATGCGGGTTATACGCTTTTGTGGTCGGTTTGAAGCTAGGGCTTTTTCCGATCGGAACGGCGATGGCAAATCAGCTGATTGTAAGCGAGGTAAACGTTTTTTTCGTCTATCTATTCGCCTTCGCGCTGGGCTTCGCGGCTACAATGGCGGAGCCGGCGCTGGTAGCGGTGGGCAAACAAGCCGAAGAAGCCGCCAAAGGACGGGTAAAAGCTAGTATCATTCGCTTGATGGTCGCGTTGGGCGTGGCGATTGGCATTACGATCGGCGCGCACAGAATACTATGCGGCGATTCTATGAGATGGTTTGTGATTGTCGGATTTACGATTACGGCTTTTTTGTCGCTGGCGACGCCGCGATACATCGTCGCGCTTGCCCTCGATATGGGCGGCGTCGCGTCGAGCGTGATTAGCGTGCCGCTTATTACCGCGCTTGGGATCGGGCTCGCGGAGAATATTGACGGGCGAAGCGCGCTGATCGACGGGTTTGGATTGCTTATTTTTGCCTCGTTCTGCCCCGCGATCACCGTTATGATCTACGCGCTTGCGGTGGAGTGGAGAACAAAACGGATAAAGGAGGGTGAATGA
- the gluQRS gene encoding tRNA glutamyl-Q(34) synthetase GluQRS codes for MENASHSVIGRFAPTPSGAMHFGSLIAALGSYISAKSRGGKWLVRMEDIDQARTIKGADAEILRQLEACALIWDGEILYQSKRIEAYREAIVSLGDLVYPCRCSRADLLAFGGVHPPVCLAKNGGANAALRLRVTDETIEFNDRLCGRLCQNLRKDVGDFVLFNANNEPTYQLAVVIDDEFSGITEIVRGRDLLDSTPRQIYLRRALSYSSPSYAHLPLAIGLDGAKLSKQNLAKAIGVDNASQTLVAALIFLGFSPPKKLAKAPPSAVIEWALSERSGGARFF; via the coding sequence ATAGAAAACGCCTCGCATAGCGTAATCGGACGTTTCGCGCCCACGCCAAGCGGCGCGATGCATTTCGGATCGCTGATCGCGGCGCTGGGAAGCTACATAAGCGCGAAATCGCGCGGCGGAAAGTGGCTCGTTAGAATGGAAGATATAGATCAAGCGCGAACGATCAAAGGGGCTGACGCGGAGATTTTACGGCAGTTAGAGGCTTGCGCGCTTATATGGGACGGTGAAATCCTATACCAAAGCAAACGGATCGAAGCCTACCGCGAGGCGATCGTTTCGCTAGGCGATCTGGTTTATCCCTGCCGCTGCTCTCGCGCCGATCTGCTTGCGTTTGGCGGCGTTCACCCGCCGGTATGCCTCGCTAAAAACGGCGGCGCCAACGCCGCTTTGCGCCTTCGCGTTACGGACGAAACAATTGAGTTTAACGATCGCTTGTGCGGGCGCTTATGCCAAAACCTGCGAAAAGACGTCGGCGATTTTGTCCTGTTTAATGCGAATAACGAGCCGACATATCAACTCGCGGTAGTAATAGACGACGAGTTCAGCGGCATAACGGAGATTGTTCGCGGGCGCGATCTGCTAGATTCTACGCCGCGTCAAATATATCTGCGGCGCGCGCTTAGCTACTCGTCGCCCTCTTACGCGCACCTGCCTTTGGCGATCGGACTCGACGGCGCGAAGCTATCCAAGCAAAACTTAGCCAAAGCGATCGGGGTTGATAACGCTTCGCAAACGCTTGTCGCCGCGCTAATTTTTCTAGGTTTTTCGCCGCCAAAGAAATTAGCCAAAGCGCCGCCGAGCGCCGTTATCGAGTGGGCGCTTAGCGAGCGATCGGGCGGCGCGCGTTTTTTTTGA
- a CDS encoding transcriptional regulator, producing the protein MKFSALVAILADELEEKAIKVAKEAGAEGVTIMSARGIGAIEKKIFFGLTHEGSQSVLIFILERKLSVAVLKSISKELELGKHSKGVVFTLPLEHIAGIDPVQIQRFEQRIKDEL; encoded by the coding sequence ATGAAATTTTCCGCGTTAGTCGCTATTTTAGCCGACGAATTGGAGGAAAAGGCTATCAAGGTCGCCAAAGAGGCGGGCGCGGAGGGCGTAACGATTATGTCCGCGCGCGGTATCGGCGCGATCGAGAAAAAGATATTTTTCGGGCTTACGCACGAAGGGAGTCAATCTGTGCTAATTTTTATTTTGGAGCGCAAACTTTCGGTCGCCGTTCTAAAAAGCATATCCAAAGAGTTAGAGCTTGGCAAACACTCGAAAGGGGTGGTTTTTACGCTGCCGCTAGAGCATATCGCGGGGATCGATCCCGTGCAGATTCAGCGGTTTGAACAACGCATAAAGGACGAGTTATGA
- a CDS encoding DUF502 domain-containing protein, producing the protein MSETNERKNKQSLPKRMFLLAIQGILTIFPLVVTIYLVYWFTTSVESGIHKLLNLIFPSVDYFPGLGIIVGLAALLGVGWLVNAYFIRRLIKLGETILERIPVVKTVFVGLRDFVGFMSTTKKQTDGSAVLVTIGDKKFIGFITDHNAGKTLGTGDPDLVGVYMPLGYMIGGYVVYVDRNELTRLTIGSEEAMRIALTGGMTAEKSEK; encoded by the coding sequence ATGAGCGAAACAAACGAGCGCAAAAATAAGCAGTCCCTACCTAAGCGAATGTTCCTGCTGGCTATACAGGGAATCTTGACCATATTTCCGCTTGTCGTTACTATCTATCTTGTCTATTGGTTTACCACCTCCGTCGAAAGCGGCATTCACAAGCTGCTAAACCTGATATTTCCAAGCGTCGATTATTTTCCCGGACTTGGCATAATCGTTGGGCTTGCGGCGTTGCTCGGCGTAGGCTGGCTGGTGAACGCCTATTTTATCCGTAGGCTAATCAAGCTCGGCGAAACGATTTTAGAGCGCATTCCCGTAGTCAAAACCGTTTTTGTAGGGCTGCGCGATTTTGTCGGATTTATGTCAACCACAAAAAAACAGACCGACGGCTCGGCGGTTTTGGTTACGATCGGCGATAAAAAGTTTATCGGCTTCATTACCGATCACAACGCGGGCAAAACGTTGGGGACGGGCGATCCCGATTTGGTGGGCGTATATATGCCGCTTGGTTATATGATCGGCGGTTATGTCGTTTACGTCGATCGAAACGAGTTGACGCGCCTAACCATCGGTTCGGAAGAGGCTATGCGGATCGCGCTGACCGGCGGTATGACGGCGGAAAAAAGCGAAAAATAA
- a CDS encoding radical SAM protein: MRFVFGPVASRRFGLSLGIDLSPDRKRCNYDCLYCELSKAKPIAVFDDPVDWREIASEVKEALKTCSPDKLTITANGEPTLYPYLNALIDELNAIKGGAKLTILSNGAAIGVPSVADALAKLDIVKLSLDAAESKAFKKVDRPESSFSDLNAIIESMASFRARYRGELVIEILLVAGANDTRENFDALALALERIKPDRIDIGAIERPSAYKVQAASLETMRLLADRLIGLNARLIPLRHEIAKRSFDRAALLDLLKRRSLSVAEVAALFDEPTLELLNALVAEGAIAAKTQGGKTFYAINE, from the coding sequence ATGAGATTTGTTTTCGGTCCCGTCGCGAGCAGGCGCTTTGGCTTATCGCTCGGCATCGATCTTTCGCCCGATCGCAAGCGTTGCAACTACGACTGCCTCTATTGCGAGCTTAGCAAGGCAAAACCGATCGCCGTTTTTGACGACCCCGTCGATTGGCGCGAGATCGCGAGCGAGGTTAAAGAGGCGCTAAAAACCTGTTCGCCCGACAAACTCACGATCACCGCGAACGGCGAGCCGACGCTCTATCCGTATCTAAACGCGCTAATCGACGAGTTAAACGCGATTAAGGGCGGCGCGAAGCTGACGATACTTTCAAACGGCGCGGCGATCGGCGTTCCAAGCGTGGCGGACGCGCTTGCGAAACTGGACATTGTAAAGCTCTCGCTGGACGCGGCGGAAAGCAAGGCGTTCAAAAAGGTAGATCGCCCCGAAAGCTCTTTTAGCGATCTGAACGCGATAATAGAGAGCATGGCGAGTTTCAGGGCGCGCTACAGAGGCGAGCTTGTGATAGAGATATTGCTAGTCGCGGGCGCGAACGACACGCGAGAAAACTTTGACGCGCTCGCGCTCGCCTTAGAGAGGATCAAGCCCGATCGGATCGATATAGGCGCTATCGAGCGTCCAAGCGCCTACAAAGTTCAAGCCGCCTCGCTTGAAACGATGCGTCTGCTTGCCGATCGGCTGATCGGGTTGAACGCGCGCCTTATTCCTTTGAGGCACGAGATCGCTAAACGCTCGTTTGATCGCGCCGCGTTACTCGATCTGCTGAAGCGGCGATCGTTAAGCGTCGCCGAAGTCGCGGCGCTTTTTGACGAGCCGACGCTAGAGCTGCTAAACGCGCTTGTCGCGGAAGGCGCGATCGCGGCAAAAACGCAAGGCGGCAAAACCTTCTACGCGATAAACGAGTAA
- a CDS encoding CBS domain-containing protein, which produces MKETSLLVKDIMMRDVVMVSPFATLREAMALMNKHKLKALVMEKRHEHDAYGILTYTTLLRYIVAEEGDIDLINVYDVAAKPAMTVSRELEIKHVARLMVNQGIRRIVVTLNNKIEGLITMDDIVGVILKSVEEE; this is translated from the coding sequence ATGAAAGAAACTAGCCTTCTAGTTAAGGATATTATGATGCGCGACGTGGTGATGGTTTCGCCGTTTGCGACATTGCGCGAGGCGATGGCGCTTATGAATAAGCATAAGCTCAAAGCTCTCGTGATGGAAAAACGCCACGAACACGACGCTTACGGCATTTTGACCTATACGACGCTTTTGCGTTACATTGTGGCGGAGGAGGGCGATATAGACCTAATTAACGTCTATGACGTAGCCGCTAAACCCGCTATGACGGTTAGCCGAGAGCTTGAGATTAAGCATGTGGCTAGACTGATGGTAAATCAGGGCATTAGACGAATCGTCGTAACGTTAAACAACAAAATCGAGGGCTTGATCACAATGGACGATATTGTCGGCGTTATATTAAAATCCGTCGAAGAGGAGTAA
- a CDS encoding glucosaminidase domain-containing protein — protein MRNLVAIGALAILLRGEEIARFNLPLAKPFSGEAQTLQSKKDDFARVTYNDSFLTFVKTYANAPIEHERLKAVTLAMMMLESGRGSSDLAKKFNNYGGLKYRREMASLAQKIRYNASDGYDYYCEFDSVEAFIGGFWAFLDRKPYEGWRKKALSEEEFLAFIAPIYCPYNKNYATQVTSLIPEARALLDRYKSDNARFAMTKTLKNF, from the coding sequence ATGCGAAACCTTGTCGCCATTGGGGCGTTAGCGATCCTGTTGCGCGGCGAGGAGATCGCGCGTTTTAATCTGCCGCTCGCGAAGCCGTTTAGCGGCGAAGCGCAAACGCTTCAATCTAAAAAAGACGATTTCGCCCGCGTAACCTACAACGACTCTTTTTTAACGTTCGTAAAAACTTACGCCAACGCGCCGATCGAACACGAGCGGCTTAAAGCGGTAACGCTTGCGATGATGATGCTGGAGTCCGGGCGCGGCTCGTCTGATTTGGCAAAGAAATTCAACAACTACGGCGGCTTGAAATACCGCCGAGAGATGGCTTCGCTCGCGCAAAAGATACGTTATAACGCGTCGGACGGCTACGATTATTATTGCGAGTTTGACTCGGTAGAGGCGTTTATCGGGGGCTTCTGGGCGTTTTTAGATCGCAAACCTTACGAGGGGTGGCGCAAAAAGGCGCTTAGCGAAGAGGAGTTTTTGGCGTTTATCGCGCCGATCTACTGCCCGTATAATAAAAATTACGCGACGCAGGTAACGTCGCTAATTCCGGAAGCGCGCGCGCTGTTAGACAGATACAAAAGCGACAACGCGCGTTTCGCTATGACAAAAACGCTAAAGAACTTCTAA
- the hemE gene encoding uroporphyrinogen decarboxylase, with product MIFIDACFKKPTPTAPVWLMRQAGRYLSEYRATRAKAKNFIDFCRRSDLAAEATLQPIEILGVDAAIIFSDILVVPLEMGMRVEFVENRGPILPDPIKNQDDIDRLSSGCADRLEYVYNALKTVRAALAPDKALIGFAGSPWTLATYMIEGGGSKNYASVKKMAYSAPKLLHNLLHKLSEAICDYLLRQIDAGANAVQIFDSWGGALEQSAFLEFSWNYMKQIAKRVKSERGHVPVILFSKGAGGYLEAIDGDFDVFGVDWNTPIERAKRVLFDRYALQGNMEPARLYDKATIESGAREIARVMGKENGYIFNLGHGMQPDFPRENAKFLVDLVHEIFAR from the coding sequence TTGATCTTTATAGACGCCTGTTTCAAAAAACCGACGCCGACCGCGCCCGTATGGCTTATGCGCCAAGCGGGACGCTATCTAAGCGAGTATCGCGCCACTCGCGCCAAAGCCAAAAACTTTATCGACTTCTGCCGCCGAAGCGATCTTGCCGCCGAAGCGACGCTTCAGCCGATAGAGATTTTAGGCGTTGACGCGGCTATTATCTTTAGCGATATTCTCGTCGTGCCGCTAGAGATGGGAATGAGGGTCGAGTTTGTCGAAAACCGCGGACCCATATTGCCCGATCCTATCAAAAATCAAGACGATATAGATCGCCTATCAAGCGGTTGCGCCGATCGGCTAGAATATGTCTATAACGCGCTAAAAACGGTTCGCGCGGCGTTAGCGCCCGACAAGGCGTTAATAGGTTTTGCGGGCAGTCCTTGGACGCTGGCTACCTATATGATCGAGGGCGGCGGGAGCAAAAACTACGCGAGCGTTAAAAAAATGGCTTACAGCGCGCCAAAATTACTGCATAATCTACTACATAAACTAAGCGAGGCGATCTGCGATTATCTATTGCGGCAGATCGACGCGGGCGCGAACGCGGTTCAGATATTCGACAGCTGGGGCGGCGCGTTGGAGCAAAGCGCGTTTTTGGAGTTTAGTTGGAACTATATGAAGCAAATTGCAAAGCGCGTTAAATCCGAGAGAGGGCATGTCCCCGTAATACTTTTTAGCAAAGGCGCGGGCGGTTATTTGGAGGCGATCGACGGCGATTTTGACGTGTTTGGCGTAGATTGGAACACGCCGATCGAGCGCGCTAAGCGCGTTTTGTTTGATCGTTACGCGCTTCAAGGCAATATGGAGCCCGCGAGACTTTACGACAAAGCGACGATCGAAAGCGGAGCGAGGGAGATCGCGCGGGTAATGGGCAAAGAAAACGGCTATATCTTTAATCTCGGACACGGAATGCAACCGGATTTTCCGCGTGAAAACGCTAAGTTTTTGGTTGATTTAGTTCATGAGATTTTCGCGCGATGA
- a CDS encoding DUF475 domain-containing protein, with protein sequence MIKHFWGSYLALAIALIAALIFWGVSGLYVVALLTLLEVSLSFDNAVVNAKILLQMDPIWRRRFIVWGIPIAVFGMRFLIPVALVWAVSSMTLWQTFAYAFSDPGRYAEELKGGEDLIFAFGGAFLLMVAQSFYFDNSRKVHWLEFWENNRFVRMAKQINTISLIFSTLGGMILLYVTKDASIGIAYFFGVLLYEIIHKADALLSTNGGVRNGAIGFMYLETLDASFSLDGVVGAFALSENIFVIMLGLGVGALFVRSITLFLVRKGTLAEYRYLEHGAYYAIFALALIMLAKIFWHVGEFVTGTISAAFILLAFWRSVVANRKRLA encoded by the coding sequence ATGATTAAACACTTTTGGGGTTCGTATCTAGCCCTTGCGATCGCGCTGATCGCCGCGCTAATTTTCTGGGGCGTTTCAGGACTTTACGTCGTGGCGCTACTGACGCTTTTGGAGGTTTCTCTGTCGTTTGACAACGCGGTGGTGAACGCGAAAATACTATTGCAAATGGACCCTATATGGCGACGGCGTTTTATCGTATGGGGTATTCCGATCGCCGTGTTTGGCATGCGCTTTTTAATCCCCGTCGCGCTTGTGTGGGCGGTTAGCTCGATGACGCTTTGGCAGACTTTCGCTTACGCTTTTAGCGATCCGGGGCGCTACGCCGAAGAGTTAAAGGGCGGCGAAGATCTGATATTCGCCTTTGGCGGCGCGTTTTTGCTTATGGTAGCGCAGAGCTTTTATTTTGACAATTCGCGCAAAGTGCATTGGCTTGAGTTCTGGGAAAACAACCGTTTTGTGCGAATGGCTAAGCAGATCAACACTATTTCGCTGATTTTCTCCACGCTCGGCGGTATGATTTTGTTATACGTTACTAAGGACGCGTCGATTGGGATCGCGTATTTTTTCGGCGTGTTACTCTACGAAATTATCCACAAAGCGGACGCGCTACTCTCGACTAACGGCGGCGTTAGAAACGGAGCGATCGGCTTTATGTATCTCGAAACGCTTGACGCTAGTTTCTCGCTCGACGGAGTGGTAGGCGCGTTTGCTTTGAGCGAAAATATATTTGTGATTATGCTGGGGCTTGGCGTCGGCGCGTTGTTTGTGCGCTCGATCACGCTATTTCTCGTCCGCAAAGGAACGCTTGCCGAATATCGCTACCTCGAACACGGCGCGTATTACGCGATCTTCGCGCTGGCGCTTATTATGCTCGCTAAAATTTTTTGGCACGTGGGCGAATTCGTTACCGGCACGATTAGCGCCGCGTTTATCTTGCTGGCGTTTTGGCGATCGGTGGTAGCCAATAGAAAACGCCTCGCATAG
- the creD gene encoding cell envelope integrity protein CreD, with the protein MFKRLFEGYTFRVILLVFLALILLIPLNLIINIVEERADTANYAELDIMSSWGGELTMIGPIISLEGVKNEDTISINDKGERRIDRVRKPFNLIIAPKDLRIASELKTETRKRGIFSVPLFSGTISLKGSFDPSAALSMIAIAPDEKINDGVKLVISLNDLKGIRKVISAKLGDKELFLQPSKSNTFSYPAKDIFAFVDTLPKGETDFEIILEIQGGRSAHFAPIGQNTHAEIASDWGSPSFQGNFLPASSTIADDRFSASWNIHYLSRDIPLAWRQNNAASMTFFGVNFFRAIDTYALNTRAVKYAILILIVPFLTLFLLEIVVKTRVHPVPYMLCGIGNAVFYLLLLSLSEQIPFFAAYAIAAFAVTAMLALYARSLLSSKREGLFMGVVAAVAYLVLYALLNAESYALLIGSIVTFCVIALIMFLTRKLDWYERRSENQ; encoded by the coding sequence GTGTTTAAGCGTTTATTCGAGGGCTATACTTTTCGGGTTATCCTGCTGGTTTTTTTAGCGCTTATACTGCTGATACCGCTTAATCTAATCATAAACATTGTCGAGGAGCGCGCGGACACGGCGAATTACGCCGAACTCGATATTATGTCCTCGTGGGGCGGCGAATTGACGATGATTGGACCCATAATTTCGCTCGAGGGCGTCAAAAACGAGGACACAATCTCCATAAACGACAAGGGCGAAAGACGAATCGACAGAGTTAGAAAGCCGTTTAATCTGATTATCGCGCCTAAAGATCTGCGGATTGCGAGCGAGCTCAAAACCGAAACGCGCAAACGCGGCATATTTTCAGTTCCGCTGTTTTCCGGAACAATCTCGCTTAAAGGCAGCTTCGATCCGTCGGCGGCGCTCTCGATGATCGCGATCGCGCCCGACGAAAAAATCAACGACGGCGTTAAACTTGTGATTTCGCTAAACGATCTAAAAGGAATCCGCAAAGTAATCAGCGCGAAGCTTGGCGATAAAGAGCTGTTTTTACAACCCTCTAAAAGCAATACTTTTTCGTATCCAGCCAAGGATATTTTCGCGTTTGTCGATACGTTGCCAAAAGGCGAAACGGATTTTGAAATTATTTTAGAAATTCAAGGCGGCAGAAGCGCGCACTTTGCGCCGATCGGACAGAATACCCACGCCGAAATCGCGTCCGACTGGGGTTCGCCGTCGTTTCAAGGCAATTTTTTGCCCGCGAGTTCGACGATCGCGGACGATCGCTTTAGCGCCTCGTGGAATATCCACTATTTAAGCCGCGATATTCCGCTTGCGTGGCGGCAAAACAACGCCGCTTCTATGACGTTTTTTGGCGTCAATTTCTTTCGCGCGATCGATACCTACGCGCTGAACACCCGCGCCGTGAAATACGCGATTTTGATTCTGATTGTGCCGTTTTTGACGCTGTTTTTGCTGGAGATCGTAGTCAAAACGCGCGTTCATCCCGTGCCGTATATGCTTTGCGGGATTGGCAACGCCGTCTTTTATCTGCTACTTTTGTCGCTTTCGGAGCAGATTCCCTTTTTCGCGGCGTATGCCATCGCCGCGTTTGCCGTAACCGCTATGCTGGCGCTATACGCCCGCTCCCTGCTTTCGTCAAAACGCGAAGGTCTGTTTATGGGCGTGGTAGCCGCCGTAGCGTATCTGGTTCTTTACGCGCTACTAAACGCCGAAAGTTACGCGCTACTAATTGGCTCGATTGTAACGTTTTGCGTGATCGCGCTGATTATGTTCTTGACGCGCAAGCTCGATTGGTATGAGCGCCGAAGCGAAAATCAATAA